The region TGAAAGTCCGTAGGTCCTGAAGTTCTTTAAGTCTTTGCTTTTCAGTTTCTGAAGGTTCTTGAGGACGAACCACCGTAACCAGCGGTTTTTCTTGCTGGGTTTGCGGTAATTTTTCTTCTTTCTTCTCTTCAGGGTCAGGAAGGGAAAGTCCAGCGGATCTATCCGGACTCTGAACCGTCTGTTTCATATCCTTCTCAGAAATGGGAGAGACAAGACTTTCCGTAGTCCCTTTGGTCTTGGAGGTGGAGCTTTGGACGGCATAGATCAGGACAATAACCAGTAGAACGCCCACCGCAATTCCAACGTAAAGGATGCGGCTGTCCAGCTTGGTTACTTTTACTTTGGGCCGTGCAAGGCTGTTAGGAGAATCTGACATGATCGGTTCCTACTCAGCCTTGATGATATACATGAGGGCTACGTTGCGGGGGCGATTTTCGTCTGCGGTTCCTGTCTGAGTGGAGGTCCCAGTTCCAGTCCCAGAAAAAGGGATATTAACGATTTTTGCCCATTGCGCTGACATCGGAGATAAAAAATCTCCCGATCTTCGTCCTATTGTTGGACCAGAGGACCCAGGAGAAGAAGAACCACCAACGGTTCCATATGCCTGACCATTTCCCGAAAAGTTAAGCGTAGTTTGGTGCGAATGTTTCTCCATTGCATCATCCTGTGCGCTGCCCAGTGTCCGACCAGCATCGACACCGCGACCACTGTCCAGCCCTCGGATGAATTCACCGCGTAGATCAGGAACATTTGCGCCGACTACGGCAGCAAGTTCAGGGTATCCTGCTGTTGATTGGCCGTTACATTCAAGCCAGCCATCAGGAACAGAACTCCCCCTATATGGGATGACTCCGCCTATGGGGGTGTCGCTAGCGGCACGCGCTTGAACTGCAACAGAAGTAGGGTTGAAGCTGGTTGCATCTCCAGCAAAGGCGTTTGGGGCATAATTAAGGGCAATCAGTATTGCTGCCAGTAATCCGATGCAGGCGGAAACTGCTATGATAAGAGTTCTGAATGACATTGGTCTTTTTTCTTTTGTCTTCATGATATTCTCCTTTAGTTACAGGTGGTCAGCACCATTACTCTGCCGTATCCGGAGGGAGGGGATACCCATGAGTCGGTTACGTCTTTGATGCGCAGATGAACGCGCCAGTTGTCGCCTTCATCCGTTGCCCATGACTGGACAGCTACAAAGGCCTGCGACTGTGCTCCCTCGGCAAAGACTGCCGGGGCCACGAAGATTTGCGGTACTGAAGTAACGCCCGGAGGGCAGGTCGGTTTGGGTATGAGTTCACCGTCTGTGGCGTAGGTCGCATCTTTGAAAAGCTGGGAGTTGCCGGTGTCGGCAAGGATCTGCGGCTCACCTTCACGGCAGATGTAAAGGCCGACTGCAGGATCAAAAAAGATGCGGCCTTTTTTTTCCGGATCTCCGCAAAAGCCGGTAGCATCGATGTCTGCGATGGTGTGTTCGTCGAACTGAATTTCTTTTACGTTCTCAATCGCGTGGTCGGTCATATCCAACTCAGTAGACATTTCGTTCAGCTCAGGATGTCCGGGAACTTCCACGCGGTAGAGAAAATCCTGGCTGAGATCTCCTTCACGCAGGAAAGCGCGTCCGCCGATATGGCCGGGACTTGGAACGGGAATGTTTGTCCCGGCAAGGTTGACCGTCCATCCTCCGTAAGAACCGCGCAGCTCGGTTGAAGTCTGGCCGGGAAGATCTCCGGTGGGAATGTAACCACCAGCACCGCCGACCATGGCCGCAGCTGATGGAGCTGAAGCTGTAGCGAAGCTTTTGTCATTTGCGGCTGTGCGTCCGCCATAAGTCAGGACGACAACCTGCAAATCATCCGTGTTCGGTTCGAGCACATAGATTCCGTATCGCTGACCCCAGCCGTTTAAGTCTTGGAATCCTGAAGGCAGGAAGTTCCCGGAACGAAGCTGGGCCATAGTCACAGTTGTGGCACTGCTGGCCGTGGAAGAGCTGACCAGATTCGCGTAATGTTCCTTGGCGTAATCGGAAGCCGAATCAAGTACAGCAGCAAGATGGCTGCTGACATTCTTTTCGTTCACGTACTGGAATCCCCGATCCATCATGTCCGAAAGCATGGGGGACATCAGGGCAAGGATGAGCAATGCAGCGATCGCATCCACCATGCCCATTCCGGCCTGCTTATTTTTAGGGTTAATTTTCATCTTTGCTCCTATGGGATGATCACGCTGACGATGTTGCCGTTAGGTATGAATGCAGGCAGGGCTATGCCGATTCCATGGGCGTTAACCAGTGATCCATTGCGCTTGATTCCTACTGCATAGGAATTCATGAACAGCGTCATAATTTCCGCTGCTTCGCCTTCTTTGATTGGCCCCCAGACGTATAAGTTCCCGCCGTCCGGTCGGTTGGTCCATGCACGCATGGATTTCCAACCGGACGGCAGGTCAAGGAGTGACAAGGGAATGGGGATTCCTGTAAAAGCGTTGGGGCGGGCTATGGCAAACTCATTCACTGCGTTGCGGTAGACGCCGAAATTAACGGCTACTGCTCGCGCCTGTGGCTCATTCATATGAGTATTGATGAGCGTTTCCGGCGTGACCATTGCCAGCACGCCAAGCAGGGTGAAGAGTGCTGCGAGAGTCTTCATATGGAATCAATCCCCATGAACTGAATTGTGTTTTCCTGTTCACGCATTTCTTCCTGCAGCCCGATCATTTCGTTGTTTTTGATCTTGGCGCGCAGGCCAGCGTATTTTTCATTAAATGGAACCAGCAGGAATTGGGGAACTTTGAGGATTTTCTTACCGTCCTCATTCTGATCCAATTGTTGATGCACAACCGCAAGCAGCCCCTGGGCAAGGTTCTGGCTGGCAATATCTCCGTCTATTTCACGAGCCATGGTTACCAGTCGTTCAAGGGCGGTTACGAGGTCAAAACCGTGCATGGTGGCGATGACAATCTGCTTGTCTGAACCAAGGCAGACCCGCAGGGCTTCACTTGCTGCGTGTTTACTGCGGATCTCTCCGATGTAGATGATGTTAGGGGAGGCGAAACGGTGCGACCGTTCAATGCCTTCAGCCAGATCTTCTTCGCGTTCGATTTCGGCCTGAAAGCAGAAACCGTAGTCACCATGTTTTCCGTCAAGAGGCATTTCTGCGGGGTTTTCAAAACTGACTCCATGACCGCCAAGGGTGGCAAGACGGGTCGCCACCAGAGAGGACGCGCTGAAGGTTTTGCCGGAGGCCTGCGCGCCAGTAAAAAGCACCAGACCTTTACTCTGCTTTTCTGAGAGAAGCCATTTGGCAATGGCATCAGGCATGCCGATTTTGTTAAAGTTTTCAACCTCCTCCTGAATACGGCGCAGAAAGAAGACCTTGCCGCTTCCCCAATCCACGCCTTCATATAAGGCGACCCGGTAACCAATCTCTTCATGCTTGACCCGGAAAGTGTGTCGTCCACTCTCTTCATGGACTTTAAGGACTTCTCTATGAAGGATGCTTATTTCCTTCTTTATTTCGTCCTCACAGGGAACAAGTTTCTGGCCGCATGAGTCGCAACCTTTCATGAAAGCCTCCCCGCTCTCATGAAGAATTAAATCTGTGAATGATACACTTTTGAGTTCCATTTAAAGCCTCTGTTAGTTGGAGGTGAAGACTATGGTGTTGCTGTCCTGAAGATTGTCGTTGATTGCTGAGATCACACTAGATTCCAGATCTATTTCAACTCCATTTATAGAAAGAGCTTCCCATGATCCTGATCTTGCTAATTTTACACAGGCATACTTCGGAATATCGTTTTGTGTGATAACGAAGGTTGTCGGATCGGCTCCGGCGGCAAGGGTTACTATTCCGTTCCATACGTTGCGGACATCTCCGTTGCTTTTGAGCATTTCGTCTGGGACAATTTCATTATTGACTGCAACTGCGGTAGTCAGTCCTGTAAAATCAGGCTCTCCCTTGTAGAGGTTCTTTGCATCAAGGCGAAAAGTTGAAAGGTTCTGTACGGCTCTATTGATTTTGTCGCTTTCAATTGCTTTTTTCGTCATGAGTATTGAGCCTCCAACAACGAGAATGGCGATGAGCAGGCAGCTGAGTGTTTCAAGTAAGGTCATTTTTTTCTCCTTAATAAGCTATGGTTTGACCGAGTTGTTGATAGATGGATGAAAGAGCCAAAACTATATTTGACACAATTGCAGTCATGGAAATGATGCAAAAATAGCTAATAATTATAGCCTGTTTTTCTACTTTCTCGATTCCCTCATCGAGCATTTCTTCGGCAATGAGGTGCAGCTGGCTATCGAAGTTCGGAAGACGTGAGTAGATGCGCAGGTCCTCAATGATTTCTGTGGTCGGGAACTGGTATCCTGAATCGTCCAGTGCCTGCCCAAGTCCTTTACCAAGATTGAGCTGAGCCTTTACGGACTGAAGTCGCTCTTTGAGCCACGGGCTGGTTCCTGGAGTGGACAGCATTTCATTAATGGCTTGTGAAAGCTGGATTCCCGATTTCATCAAAGTAGAAAGGGTGAATAGCCAGAGGCTGCCGATGATTAGCCGGTAGAACGACCATGGAGGGGCGGAATCAAAACGCACGCGGATTTTTCCGGTCCATATTTTGATGGTTGCCAGCGAGAACAGGAAGGCCATGATGATTCCGGCAAAGAGAACTGTTCCTGCCGTGGAATCAATAAAACAAGTTACGCTATAGAGAGTTTTTGCTCCGCTTTCCCAGTGTTCAGGGTTGGACAGTTGAGCAAATTTGGGCATGGCGAATCTAGATATAACCAATAGCAAGACAATTAATCCGCATACCCAGAGTGTGGGTTTAAGTAATGCCTTACGCATGGAGCTGACGATTTTCATCCGGGCCTGAATTAAGCGCACGGCAAGATCAAGGGCTTCATAGAGCTTTCCGGAGTTAACTCCACTGTTGATGAGCATGACTTCTTCAGCGGGAACGAATCCGTGCATGGCTTCATCCAGCTTGCTGCCGGAATCCAGTCGAGCGGAGACTTCAGTCAACACACGGGCCAAAGGGCTACGATGTTTGGCGTATCTTTCTTGTAGTTCGGAAACACTGTCTACCGCGCTAACTCCGTGACGGGTCAGGGCAGACAGCTTTCTGTAAAAGCGGATGCGTACCGAATCACCGAAGAATAGCTTGGCAATGATTGTGGTCAAATCAGGCTGTTGCATTGGGCTGCTCCACTTTTTTTGATCCGGCCAGCTCGTCCAAGTCGGAAGCCGAGAGATTGAAGTCGTCAAAGGCCTTGGCGTAGTTCAGCGGAACTCCAAGACGTAGCTCAGTAAGGTATGGATCAATAACTCCCTGCTCGATGAGTTCAATGGCATGGCTGACAAAGGTCTGACCGTTCTGTTCGTGCCGCCAGTGTTTGTAAGCGGCTTCCATGTTTCCTGCGCGGATATTACGTAGGATCACATGGTCAGTGGTGACGATTTCAGAGGCTACGGTCTGGCCGATAATTCCCATGCCGGCACACTCTTTACATCCTTCACCACGGATATGGACGTTCTTGTCACCCATTTTATCCACTGCGCGCATCAAGCGGTTCAGTACCGGCTGCGGAAGACTTTTGCGGCGCAGCTCGTTGTCCTGATCCAGTTTTGTGATCTCTAAAATCGGCTGTTTGCAGTGCGGACAGAGCACCGGCACAAGCCGCTGGTGGTGCAGCCCGGAGAGAACCGTATGGTCGCAGAGGTATTCCAGTGGATCGGGATAGTGGGCCGCACGCAGCAGGGAAACCATTCGAGGAATAATTCCTAAAGCGGAGTTTGCGTGGACGGTTGACCAGACACCATGACCGGTTTGGGCTGCATCAAGTCCGGCAGAAGCTGCTTCGGGGTACCGGATCTCGCCGATCATAATTACATCGGGGTCAGAACGCATAGCACCGGCGATGGCGTTACGATAGGCTGCGCCTCGGTTATCGTCCTGATCATTGGTGCTGACCCGGACCTGTTTGACCCGTTCCAGCGGATATTCCGGCGGATCTTCAATGGCGAGGAAGTTCTTTTCCGGGTGATCCTCGGCCATGCTTTCCATGATGTGCTTGAGTGCGGTTGATTTACCGTGTCCGGTAGGACCGGAAAGTAGAGTAAGTCCTGAACGCTGGGTTAGAAACTGGAAGCGGCGGATGTGTCGTTCTGAATAGCCGAGAGTAGCAAGCCGTTGTTCAAGGCTACCCTTTGCGGTAGTGCGGTCGTAGAGTAGACGCAGGGCCATGAATGTCCCAATGCCATTATCAGCCATGGAGCATTCAAGCGGCTCGGTATGCATACGGATGGAATGCACTTCAGCTGGAAGCCAGTCGCTGCTGACTATTCTGCCATCCTGCCTTTCCTTGGCAATGAACGTCGTATCCGCGCTGTTGGACATGGTTTGATACATGGCCGTGATGACCTTGCGGCCAGTTTCGCCCATGAGTTCACGGTGGTTTTGCAACATTCCCAGCTTGCGGAGCTGAATGGATGCAAAGGGACCGTAATCACCGATATGAATGTCAGAGGCTCCTTCATTGAAGGCGTCTGCAATGATTTCAATGGCGAGATCCTGAATATCACTTTTGGTTTCAGCGCGTACAAAGTGCTTCTTGCGCAGCTTCTGGAATTCTTCAGGTTTGAGCCTTTCGCTTTCCTTAAATCCCTTTCGTGCGGCGTAGCTCAAGAAGGACATCAGGGTTGCATCATCTTCCACTTCTGATGAGATGATAATTTTGCCTTCCAGAAACAGGACTCGTTCCTGAAGGCTTACGGGAATTTCAGTTTCAGTCATCATTTACTCCTTGAACTTCAAGGCAATGTTCTTGCCGCTAGAGCGGACCAGAACTTTATTGGGGGTTATGGATATGACCTTGCCGGGACCGGCATTGCTGCCGACCCGCACAGTCTCGATTCCTGCGGAGCTGGAAAGGGTAGCGGAAAGCCTGCCGTCCACACCTTGGATGGAAACAATCTTGGGCCATGTGGGACGGTGTTTTTTCTTGGTTGTGGATTTTGAACTTAATGGTTCGGTTGGAGTCGGGACTGGAGCGGTCAGCTCAAGCAGTTTTTTGTTTTCTTTGGCGAGCGCCACCTGAAGCTTTTTGTACGCAATCAGACTGCGCAAATAGTTAGCATCGCCAAGACTTACCGCAGGTCTAGCAAAGGTGGGAGTGGGCTGAACGGCTTGTTCTATTGCTTCAGGTTTAGTTGTTTGTTCCTGTTCAGCGGTTGCGTTTTCAGCTGATGCTGAAGCTTCCTGTGGTTGAGCTTCGCCCGTACTGTTCGAGCCGGTCATGAAAGCAGGTATAATCGTGGCATTTGCGACGATGGAATTAGCGGTCGCGTTTGTTGCGTTGGCCTGTGTCATGGCTGAGGTTGCATTAGCCGGGGTCGTGGCATTGGCTGCATTGGTAGCGTTGACTGTATCCACATCAATCAGGAGTTCTCCTTCCGGATTCAGGTTGGCCAAGTCTTCAGCAAAGCCCTGATTACTGGAGAAGACCCCAACGAGAATGATCAGAAAAAGCAGGCTAATAACTCGCATAAATCTGGCCCTCCAAGGTGCATTGGTTGTTGGTGAAGTCGATCTTTGAAAGGACCAGACAAGGTATGGAATCCATTGCAGTGAATAGCGCGTCCTCGATCGTTACCCCGACCGGGAGAGCAGAAAGTTTCCACTCTCCTTTGACCCAAGGAGCTGTGACGGCAACGGCTTTTTTGAGGATCTTGTTATCCAGCTTCTTGGTTTCCGGAGTCTGCCAAGTGAGGTTCAGCCTGGCTCCGAGATTGCGGGTCAATTCATAAAGCCTTGCAGTTGCGTCGCCTTTTTTGATGAGGTCTTGTTCGGGGCGGTGCTCAGCTTCGGGGTAATCAATGCTCAGGTCGGCCAGCTCAGGCTTTGAGCCAAGGGTGGAATTGATTTTGTCAATGGTCGGTCGATTGGTGAAATCCGCTCCTTCCTGATGCAGCCAGGCCATATAGATTCCGTTTGCATCACGCACTATGGAACTCAGTTTCCAGCCTAATGTGTAAGGTTCGGAATTACGAACAGTGCGCAGGAAATCATGAGCAAATGTCGACGGCAGGGGAGTCTCCTTCCAAACCATGGCAAAGAGTTGTTCCGGATCTTTTTGAACTGTTTTTTGTTTTTGCAGTTCCTTCTGGCGGGCTTCATGGGCCAGCCTGCGTTGTTCTGCTTCACGCAGATCCTGCTGGTACCCATTCCACATATACCAGCCTGCACAGGCTGTAAGAATGAATACCACTCCAATGATGAGCTTCAGATTGGAGTGCTCCGGGTGGAGCGGTTGAACCCGTTCAGAAGCTTTAAGCAGCCCTTCAAAATGGGATAGGGATTCATCCACTGACTCGCAGATGTATTCATTGTCCTTGTTCCAGCTGGACATGGATTTCAGACTGGCAAGGTGAGCCTTTGCTTCCGCGCGGGAGCTGAAGAACTGATCGCCTTCAGCAACAATTGTTTTCTTGCTGACTGCGCAGACCCACCAGAGATCGTCGGCAAGATAGAACATGCCGATCCAAGTGTCGGTGGATCTCTCCACCAGCGCACAGGCCAGAGAGGGCAGCCGTTTGATTTTGTCTCCTTCGCAGGAACCAAGGCCATACTGTTGCTTGCGGGGAACAAGGCAATTGTATTTGCGATCCTTGAAGTCTTCGGCGACAGAGCGAGCCTTTGCAAAGAGCTGCTTCTTTCCTTTGCCGTCGAGTATCTGCCACCAGAAGCCGATGGCGTATTCTTTCTTTTTAATTTTGATACTGCGCATGGTTATACCCCGGCACTTTCCATCTCAATTGTGATCATGATTAGGGATTTGCCGTATTTTTGGCTGTGTCCACCTGCGCTGATTCCGATCCCTTTAGATTGCTGGTCGGTTTCCTGTTCAAAACCGGCAAGAACCAAGGTCTGACCGCATTTCATTTTGACCCGCTGGCTGAAGCTGCGGGTAGATACCTGCGGTAGCTGAATGGTCAGATCACCGGAGGTGAACTCCTCCATGGAATCAAGGGAGGAAAGGGTGATGTTGTATTGCAGGATGGCTTTCCGGTTGTTCATGATGTGCGGGATCACAGTCATGGAAAAGCCGGTGGAAACTTCACCCGGTGTCAGCTCGGAGGTCTGCATGGAATTTTCCGTGGTGGTGGAGCTGATTCCGGCAAGATAGGTGTCGCGCTTGACCACCTGAACGGGTAGGGCCTGATTGTTCATGACAATCCCGGAACCGGAAGTAAGCAGGGTGGTACGGCCGCGCTGCTTCAGAGCACGGAGCATAAGCTTGGTATCTTTCCAGTTACCGTCCAGAATTGCGGCGGTCAGAGTCCCGGCACCGGAAATTGTGCTGTAAGGCTGGCCACCGAGCATGCTGAAGCTGGATTGTCCGGCTTTAAGAACGGATTCAATATCAAAGCCGACATCAGCGTTACGATTTATTTCTAAAGCCCAGACTTTTACGGCCAAGGCAACCTGCCTGCCCATCTTGGTGTTCAGGGATTTGATGTATCTGCCTACTCTGTGCAGGACTGGGGCGGTGTCGGTAACCGTGACCATGCCGGCTGCTTCATTGACAACAACCTTGCCGTCTTTGGAAAGCATTGCTTCAATGGATTTTTCGGTGTCTTTCCAGACATCTCCTTCAAAGCTGGCTTTGTTGGTCTGGGCTGTCTGGCTGACACTGTCCGAGGTCCTTGTGGTCTGGCCAACTCCTTCCATACTGCTGGAATCGCCGGAGCTGCCAGAAGTCTGGGATTTGTTGGTAATGGTCGATTCGTATTTGATATTGCCCGGAGCAACTGCAAGGTTAAAAGACTTGGTTTGCAAACGCGCAATTTCAACCTTTCCGCTTTGCTGGTCATATTCCCAGCCCATGCCGAAATATTCACACATGGTGTTCAGCAGATTGGAAAGATTGCCATCATAATTGATGCGCATGCGCTTCTGTTTTTCTTTGCCGGTGGCTTCTTCGGCTTCAACCTCAATGTGCAGCGGTACAAGTTCGTTGATCCACTTGGCGATCTGGGAAGCGGTTCCGATCCTGTTGGTCAGGGTCACGCGCCGGTTGAAGATCGAAGGAAGCCTGTTGTCGTCCAGCTCTACCGGAATGGCTCCAAGGTATGGAGCATGGACAATAGAAACAGTTTTTTTGCTGCTGGCCGCTCTCATGGAAGCTGCACGGCTTTTCACCGAGCGTTCCTGTTGGGAAGACTGGAGCGGAGCGCAACTGCACAGGGTAAAAGAAAAGATGAGTATGAGTAGCAATATGCGTTTCATGCTTAATCCTCGCTGACAACAATGTGTTTGTTTTTTTGGTAAAGGGTCACGCGCAGGGAATTTCCGTTTGCGTGCATCCGAGAGAAGAGGCGTTTGATTGCCCGTGGAAATGTGTCTCTGAAGGTGGCGTGGGATTGCATTTCAAAGTCGTGATTTGCTTTCCAGACCAGCGTGTATTCGGCGCGACCGGCCCAGCGTTTGAGCTGGTCACGAAGACCACCGGGAACGATCGACCAGTTTTCGTTAAGAGGTGATTCAACCTGCTCGGCATCACCGCCGACAAATTCAAAGAATGCCGGGGTCTGGGTAAGTAGACCGGATTTTTCAAATCCTTCAAAAGTCAGGTTGTAGACCTGCCCGAAGGACCAGCCGTCTGAAGAACCGAGGTACAGATAATAGAGTGTGCTGTTAGTGATGGAATCGAAGACCATATTCATATCCAGCACATTGTGATCAGTTGTTTTAGGACTGAACTGGAAACCCTGTTCACGCAGGTTAGCTTCAAATTTCCAGCCGCAGGGATTGTCGGAAACAGTCAGGTGCAGCACGGTGCGGCCCGGAGGATAATGGGCGGCA is a window of Maridesulfovibrio sp. DNA encoding:
- a CDS encoding tail fiber protein — protein: MKTKEKRPMSFRTLIIAVSACIGLLAAILIALNYAPNAFAGDATSFNPTSVAVQARAASDTPIGGVIPYRGSSVPDGWLECNGQSTAGYPELAAVVGANVPDLRGEFIRGLDSGRGVDAGRTLGSAQDDAMEKHSHQTTLNFSGNGQAYGTVGGSSSPGSSGPTIGRRSGDFLSPMSAQWAKIVNIPFSGTGTGTSTQTGTADENRPRNVALMYIIKAE
- the pilV gene encoding shufflon system plasmid conjugative transfer pilus tip adhesin PilV produces the protein MKINPKNKQAGMGMVDAIAALLILALMSPMLSDMMDRGFQYVNEKNVSSHLAAVLDSASDYAKEHYANLVSSSTASSATTVTMAQLRSGNFLPSGFQDLNGWGQRYGIYVLEPNTDDLQVVVLTYGGRTAANDKSFATASAPSAAAMVGGAGGYIPTGDLPGQTSTELRGSYGGWTVNLAGTNIPVPSPGHIGGRAFLREGDLSQDFLYRVEVPGHPELNEMSTELDMTDHAIENVKEIQFDEHTIADIDATGFCGDPEKKGRIFFDPAVGLYICREGEPQILADTGNSQLFKDATYATDGELIPKPTCPPGVTSVPQIFVAPAVFAEGAQSQAFVAVQSWATDEGDNWRVHLRIKDVTDSWVSPPSGYGRVMVLTTCN
- the pilM gene encoding type IV pilus biogenesis protein PilM, translating into MKTLAALFTLLGVLAMVTPETLINTHMNEPQARAVAVNFGVYRNAVNEFAIARPNAFTGIPIPLSLLDLPSGWKSMRAWTNRPDGGNLYVWGPIKEGEAAEIMTLFMNSYAVGIKRNGSLVNAHGIGIALPAFIPNGNIVSVIIP
- a CDS encoding ATPase, T2SS/T4P/T4SS family gives rise to the protein MELKSVSFTDLILHESGEAFMKGCDSCGQKLVPCEDEIKKEISILHREVLKVHEESGRHTFRVKHEEIGYRVALYEGVDWGSGKVFFLRRIQEEVENFNKIGMPDAIAKWLLSEKQSKGLVLFTGAQASGKTFSASSLVATRLATLGGHGVSFENPAEMPLDGKHGDYGFCFQAEIEREEDLAEGIERSHRFASPNIIYIGEIRSKHAASEALRVCLGSDKQIVIATMHGFDLVTALERLVTMAREIDGDIASQNLAQGLLAVVHQQLDQNEDGKKILKVPQFLLVPFNEKYAGLRAKIKNNEMIGLQEEMREQENTIQFMGIDSI
- a CDS encoding type 4 pilus major pilin; amino-acid sequence: MTLLETLSCLLIAILVVGGSILMTKKAIESDKINRAVQNLSTFRLDAKNLYKGEPDFTGLTTAVAVNNEIVPDEMLKSNGDVRNVWNGIVTLAAGADPTTFVITQNDIPKYACVKLARSGSWEALSINGVEIDLESSVISAINDNLQDSNTIVFTSN
- a CDS encoding type II secretion system F family protein, which translates into the protein MQQPDLTTIIAKLFFGDSVRIRFYRKLSALTRHGVSAVDSVSELQERYAKHRSPLARVLTEVSARLDSGSKLDEAMHGFVPAEEVMLINSGVNSGKLYEALDLAVRLIQARMKIVSSMRKALLKPTLWVCGLIVLLLVISRFAMPKFAQLSNPEHWESGAKTLYSVTCFIDSTAGTVLFAGIIMAFLFSLATIKIWTGKIRVRFDSAPPWSFYRLIIGSLWLFTLSTLMKSGIQLSQAINEMLSTPGTSPWLKERLQSVKAQLNLGKGLGQALDDSGYQFPTTEIIEDLRIYSRLPNFDSQLHLIAEEMLDEGIEKVEKQAIIISYFCIISMTAIVSNIVLALSSIYQQLGQTIAY
- a CDS encoding ATPase, T2SS/T4P/T4SS family; the protein is MTETEIPVSLQERVLFLEGKIIISSEVEDDATLMSFLSYAARKGFKESERLKPEEFQKLRKKHFVRAETKSDIQDLAIEIIADAFNEGASDIHIGDYGPFASIQLRKLGMLQNHRELMGETGRKVITAMYQTMSNSADTTFIAKERQDGRIVSSDWLPAEVHSIRMHTEPLECSMADNGIGTFMALRLLYDRTTAKGSLEQRLATLGYSERHIRRFQFLTQRSGLTLLSGPTGHGKSTALKHIMESMAEDHPEKNFLAIEDPPEYPLERVKQVRVSTNDQDDNRGAAYRNAIAGAMRSDPDVIMIGEIRYPEAASAGLDAAQTGHGVWSTVHANSALGIIPRMVSLLRAAHYPDPLEYLCDHTVLSGLHHQRLVPVLCPHCKQPILEITKLDQDNELRRKSLPQPVLNRLMRAVDKMGDKNVHIRGEGCKECAGMGIIGQTVASEIVTTDHVILRNIRAGNMEAAYKHWRHEQNGQTFVSHAIELIEQGVIDPYLTELRLGVPLNYAKAFDDFNLSASDLDELAGSKKVEQPNATA
- the pilP gene encoding type IV pilus biogenesis protein PilP, with product MRVISLLFLIILVGVFSSNQGFAEDLANLNPEGELLIDVDTVNATNAANATTPANATSAMTQANATNATANSIVANATIIPAFMTGSNSTGEAQPQEASASAENATAEQEQTTKPEAIEQAVQPTPTFARPAVSLGDANYLRSLIAYKKLQVALAKENKKLLELTAPVPTPTEPLSSKSTTKKKHRPTWPKIVSIQGVDGRLSATLSSSAGIETVRVGSNAGPGKVISITPNKVLVRSSGKNIALKFKE
- the pilO2 gene encoding type 4b pilus protein PilO2 codes for the protein MRSIKIKKKEYAIGFWWQILDGKGKKQLFAKARSVAEDFKDRKYNCLVPRKQQYGLGSCEGDKIKRLPSLACALVERSTDTWIGMFYLADDLWWVCAVSKKTIVAEGDQFFSSRAEAKAHLASLKSMSSWNKDNEYICESVDESLSHFEGLLKASERVQPLHPEHSNLKLIIGVVFILTACAGWYMWNGYQQDLREAEQRRLAHEARQKELQKQKTVQKDPEQLFAMVWKETPLPSTFAHDFLRTVRNSEPYTLGWKLSSIVRDANGIYMAWLHQEGADFTNRPTIDKINSTLGSKPELADLSIDYPEAEHRPEQDLIKKGDATARLYELTRNLGARLNLTWQTPETKKLDNKILKKAVAVTAPWVKGEWKLSALPVGVTIEDALFTAMDSIPCLVLSKIDFTNNQCTLEGQIYASY
- a CDS encoding type II secretory pathway component PulD-like protein codes for the protein MKRILLLILIFSFTLCSCAPLQSSQQERSVKSRAASMRAASSKKTVSIVHAPYLGAIPVELDDNRLPSIFNRRVTLTNRIGTASQIAKWINELVPLHIEVEAEEATGKEKQKRMRINYDGNLSNLLNTMCEYFGMGWEYDQQSGKVEIARLQTKSFNLAVAPGNIKYESTITNKSQTSGSSGDSSSMEGVGQTTRTSDSVSQTAQTNKASFEGDVWKDTEKSIEAMLSKDGKVVVNEAAGMVTVTDTAPVLHRVGRYIKSLNTKMGRQVALAVKVWALEINRNADVGFDIESVLKAGQSSFSMLGGQPYSTISGAGTLTAAILDGNWKDTKLMLRALKQRGRTTLLTSGSGIVMNNQALPVQVVKRDTYLAGISSTTTENSMQTSELTPGEVSTGFSMTVIPHIMNNRKAILQYNITLSSLDSMEEFTSGDLTIQLPQVSTRSFSQRVKMKCGQTLVLAGFEQETDQQSKGIGISAGGHSQKYGKSLIMITIEMESAGV
- a CDS encoding toxin co-regulated pilus biosynthesis Q family protein, producing MRILILIILLIFPTGCNAWRAATKQVEVVEQAAPMYEEHEVDSIVEEAALKVAAHYPPGRTVLHLTVSDNPCGWKFEANLREQGFQFSPKTTDHNVLDMNMVFDSITNSTLYYLYLGSSDGWSFGQVYNLTFEGFEKSGLLTQTPAFFEFVGGDAEQVESPLNENWSIVPGGLRDQLKRWAGRAEYTLVWKANHDFEMQSHATFRDTFPRAIKRLFSRMHANGNSLRVTLYQKNKHIVVSED